From the Nodularia sp. NIES-3585 genome, one window contains:
- the ribD gene encoding bifunctional diaminohydroxyphosphoribosylaminopyrimidine deaminase/5-amino-6-(5-phosphoribosylamino)uracil reductase RibD, which translates to MDNFPVVAQANISLTNDTQENGLMLQTDKSPPRSPVESDSAQRQNIGSDFDRAMMQRCLALARLALGRTSPNPLVGAVIVKDGEIVGEGFHPCAGEPHAEVFALKAAGVGADSTEENRARGATVYVNLEPCNHHGRTPPCSEALIAAGVAKVVVGIVDPNPLVGGGGIARLRAAGVEVVVGVEAEACYQLNEAFIHRILYKRPLGILKYAMTLDGKIATTSGHSAWVTNQDARSEVHQLRAGCDAIIVGGNTVRKDNPYLTSHQVGAHNPLRVVMSRQLNLPEDARLWQTAEAPTLVLTEEGSSPDFQDFLRQQGVEVVELASLTPELVMTNLYDRGFCSVLWECGGTLAASAIAQGAVQKILAFIAPKIIGGSHAATPVGDLGFTIMSEALTLERVRWRVVGSDCLVEGYLPQKNS; encoded by the coding sequence ATGGATAATTTCCCAGTGGTTGCTCAAGCAAATATATCTCTAACCAATGATACTCAGGAAAATGGGCTGATGTTGCAAACTGACAAAAGCCCTCCGCGATCGCCAGTTGAATCTGATTCAGCACAGAGACAGAACATAGGCAGTGACTTTGACCGGGCGATGATGCAACGGTGTTTAGCACTGGCGCGCCTTGCTTTGGGTCGCACTTCACCTAATCCCCTCGTGGGGGCGGTTATTGTCAAAGATGGAGAAATAGTTGGGGAAGGGTTTCATCCTTGTGCGGGTGAACCTCATGCAGAAGTTTTTGCCTTGAAAGCAGCAGGTGTGGGCGCGGACTCGACAGAAGAAAATCGCGCTCGTGGTGCCACAGTCTACGTCAATCTTGAACCTTGTAATCATCATGGACGCACTCCCCCTTGTTCGGAAGCGTTAATCGCCGCTGGTGTGGCTAAGGTAGTCGTTGGTATAGTTGACCCGAATCCCTTGGTGGGTGGCGGAGGTATTGCCCGTTTACGTGCGGCTGGTGTGGAGGTGGTTGTAGGAGTAGAAGCCGAAGCCTGTTATCAACTCAATGAAGCTTTTATCCACCGCATTCTGTATAAACGACCTTTGGGGATTTTGAAATATGCCATGACTTTAGATGGCAAAATTGCTACTACCTCTGGTCACAGTGCTTGGGTAACAAATCAAGATGCCCGTAGTGAAGTTCATCAACTACGGGCAGGATGCGATGCCATAATTGTCGGTGGGAATACAGTCCGCAAAGATAATCCTTACTTAACTAGTCATCAGGTAGGAGCGCATAATCCCCTGCGGGTGGTGATGAGTCGTCAGCTCAACTTGCCTGAAGATGCCCGCTTGTGGCAAACTGCGGAAGCTCCCACTTTGGTGTTGACAGAGGAGGGAAGCTCACCGGATTTTCAAGATTTCTTGCGCCAACAGGGGGTTGAGGTGGTGGAATTAGCATCCCTGACACCAGAGTTGGTAATGACCAATTTATACGATCGCGGTTTTTGTAGCGTGCTATGGGAGTGTGGTGGCACTTTGGCCGCCAGTGCGATCGCTCAAGGTGCAGTACAAAAAATTCTGGCTTTTATTGCTCCTAAAATCATTGGTGGTAGTCATGCTGCTACACCTGTAGGTGATTTAGGTTTTACCATCATGAGCGAAGCTCTGACCTTGGAACGGGTTCGTTGGCGTGTAGTCGGTTCTGATTGTTTAGTTGAGGGTTATTTGCCTCAAAAAAATTCATAG
- the mreD gene encoding rod shape-determining protein MreD: MKMPSFSGSRHSKPRTPQRRLKMLNKPLERWHPGIRKLLNWAVTVGSVLFCLLMLPTRFLGMELLGIGPNWLLIWVVAWSVKRSVWEGMLAGIVLGLLQDAMTSPDPTHAITLGFVGFLTALLQKQRFMEEDFISIALIVFVMAVVAETIFGLQLTLMSYAEGGQSLRQVSSIWAYYQRVALASAILNSLWAPVIYYPLNLWWQKMKLLEQG, encoded by the coding sequence ATGAAGATGCCTTCATTTAGCGGTAGCAGGCATAGTAAGCCCAGAACGCCACAGCGAAGATTGAAAATGTTAAATAAGCCTCTTGAGCGCTGGCATCCCGGTATACGTAAACTGCTGAATTGGGCAGTAACTGTTGGGTCGGTGCTGTTTTGTTTACTTATGTTACCAACCCGCTTTTTGGGAATGGAATTATTGGGAATTGGGCCTAATTGGCTGTTAATTTGGGTGGTGGCTTGGAGTGTGAAGCGCTCTGTCTGGGAAGGAATGTTAGCCGGTATAGTTCTGGGACTACTTCAAGATGCTATGACATCACCTGATCCTACCCATGCGATTACTTTGGGTTTTGTAGGGTTTTTGACTGCTTTGTTGCAAAAGCAGCGTTTTATGGAAGAAGATTTTATTTCTATTGCCTTAATTGTCTTTGTGATGGCAGTTGTGGCAGAAACTATTTTTGGATTGCAATTAACTTTGATGAGCTATGCCGAAGGGGGGCAAAGTCTACGCCAAGTCTCATCTATTTGGGCATATTATCAACGGGTGGCTCTGGCTTCTGCCATTCTTAATAGTCTTTGGGCCCCTGTAATTTATTATCCCTTAAATCTTTGGTGGCAAAAGATGAAATTGTTAGAGCAGGGGTAA
- the mreC gene encoding rod shape-determining protein MreC — translation MVTSRRWWDRKLLQIGLLTVVVSSAWMLRQTQGHLLREMYQVVSRPFEMLQSSPSPEERLNDARFLELQTRIADLENQNEKLQDLLGYVEKAPLTSRPIPARVVGRSADHWWQQVTLNRGSNAGIEEGFIVKTDGGLVGLVESVTPNTSRVLLISDLKSQVGVTINRTSAKGVLRGDASAEAVLEFYEKVPNVQVGDLISTSTYSQRFPAGVPVGRVKSLDLKQSPASVAKVELFPPILSLDWVAVYPFAQDPD, via the coding sequence ATGGTTACTTCACGTCGTTGGTGGGATCGGAAATTACTACAAATCGGGTTACTAACTGTAGTGGTGAGTAGTGCCTGGATGTTGAGACAAACTCAGGGTCATTTACTTCGAGAAATGTACCAAGTCGTCAGCCGTCCGTTTGAAATGTTACAGTCAAGCCCAAGTCCAGAAGAACGTCTGAATGATGCCCGCTTCTTGGAATTGCAAACGCGCATAGCTGATTTAGAAAATCAAAACGAAAAGCTACAAGATTTATTAGGCTACGTTGAGAAAGCGCCCCTGACATCGCGCCCCATTCCAGCGCGGGTAGTGGGACGCAGTGCTGACCACTGGTGGCAACAAGTAACCCTGAATCGTGGCTCGAATGCGGGGATTGAAGAAGGCTTTATTGTTAAAACTGATGGCGGCTTGGTGGGTTTGGTAGAGAGCGTAACTCCTAATACTAGTCGTGTGTTGCTCATTAGTGACCTCAAGAGTCAAGTGGGTGTAACAATTAACCGCACCTCAGCTAAGGGTGTTTTACGGGGAGATGCTTCGGCGGAAGCTGTGCTGGAGTTTTATGAAAAAGTTCCCAATGTTCAAGTAGGAGATTTAATTTCTACATCTACCTATAGTCAGAGATTTCCTGCTGGTGTGCCAGTCGGACGAGTTAAGTCTCTAGATTTAAAGCAATCTCCAGCATCAGTGGCAAAAGTTGAGCTTTTCCCGCCGATACTGTCATTAGATTGGGTAGCTGTATATCCCTTCGCGCAAGATCCTGATTAG